A single Montipora foliosa isolate CH-2021 chromosome 7, ASM3666993v2, whole genome shotgun sequence DNA region contains:
- the LOC138010943 gene encoding TNF receptor-associated factor 6-like, translated as MAVNLVSFVGDTERATEHTCTTGEIRQWKTILTRSIPRTASLKRGPSSDTYFIFKITEVAQHRENETPIFTDAVYSYSQERIVGMRIYPQGVGSGRGTHVALFIHMIKGDFDNSLVWPFRGTVTISVLDQSCSRDQSDISRIIQVKPNLTAFQQPREAICRTGYGFKRFAPIEKFFGPQYVKDGELLLKIEFSG; from the exons ATGGCAGTCAATTTAGTCTCTTTTGTTGGGGATACTGAAAGAGCCACGGAGCATACATGCACCACGGGGGAGATCAGGCAATGGAAGACGATACTAACGAG GTCTATTCCAAGGACAGCTTCTCTGAAAAGGGGACCTTCAAGTGACacgtattttattttcaaaataaccgAGGTTGCTCAGCATCGCGAAAACGAAACACCAATCTTTACTGATGCAGTGTACAGTTATTCGCAAGAAAGGATCGTGGGCATGCGAATTTACCCCCAAGGGGTGGGCAGTGGAAGAGGCACCCACGTGGCACTTTTCATTCATATGATAAAAGGAGACTTCGACAATTCCCTAGTTTGGCCCTTTCGTGGTACAGTTACCATTAGCGTCCTAGATCAAAGTTGTTCCAGAGATCAGAGCGACATTAGTCGGATCATACAAGTGAAGCCAAACCTGACAGCCTTCCAACAGCCTCGCGAGGCCATTTGCCGCACTGGCTATGGCTTTAAAAGGTTCGCTCCAATCGAGAAGTTCTTTGGTCCTCAATATGTGAAAGACGGtgaattgttgttgaaaatagagTTTTCAGGGTAA